The Nitrospira sp. sequence TCAGCGGCGCCAAATGTTCCCGGATGATGATCTGCCCCAAACGTTCATGGGTCAGGCCGAAGGCATGGAGATAATTGTCATCGAAGAAATGGCAAAACGGTCCGTGTCCGATATCGTGAACCAAGGCCGTTATTCGTAAGAGCTCTTCTACATAATTGGCCGACGGCACATCTTTGACGGCTTTCTTGAGAAACGGATACAGGTGTCTGGCGAATCGCCCCGCCACGTGCATCGTCCCCAAGGAGTGGACGAATCGGGTATGCTCGGCCGAGGGATAGACCCACCGGGCACTCTGCAGCTGATAGATGTACCGCAGCCGCTGAACCCAGGGCGAATCGATCAGGTCCTTCTCGGTGTGCTCGTGGGGATCCGGGTCGGCGTAAGGAACGGTGAACGTAACGTACTTGTGGATCGGATCGGCAATGAGTGCCGATCCATCATATGGCGCGTTCGGTCGGTCTGCTGATTCCATGGCGTGAGAGCATCTTAGCCCACCTGGTCCGAAGGCGGCAACGGCTTGGCCGCGGGCATGTCCGGCTCTCTGCGGTGTTTGACCACTAAGAGATATGCAGCCGGGTAGGATAGCAAGGCACCCAGCACGCTCAGCACGAGCCCTCCCAGTATGAAGGGAGCGGCGTACGGAAGCACTTGCTCATAAATTCCGCTGAAACTCAAATCATGCCAATCGAAATTCGGTGCATCGGTTCGTCCCAAGAGCAATGCGCCGGTCCAATAGGTGGCGCCCAGGATTGGAATGATGGTCCACGGATTGTTGACGAAGGCGCCGGCGAGCAAAGCGATCAAATTGAGACCGAACAGCCAGGTGCACAGCACCGCCATGGCGGTGTGAAGACCGTAAGCCGGAGAAAACGCGATGAAGACACCGACTGCGAACGCCAGTGCAGTGCGTTGGGGGGACTCCTGCAAATGGAGCACTTGCCGCAGCAACGCACGGAATGATCGGGGCCCTCGAGCAGAGGGATGTTTGCTCGCGTCTGACATCAGTGGAAATGCTCATAACTGGTTACCGGCATGGGCAGGATCCGGCCATCGGATGTCATCTGCATTCCAAACCGCTGTGGGCGAATCGTGCCGATGCAGGTCACACGATAGCCTCGCACGCGGGCCTGCCGCTCGAGGAGTTCGCGATTCTTCGGCGAAGCGGTGAACAGGAGTTCGTAGTCTTCACCTCCGGTGAGCGCGAGTTGAACCGGCGAGACTCCAACGGCCTGAGCATAGGCGCGGCAGGCCGACGAGATCGGTATCTTCCCGAGTTCTACTTCCGCGCCGACACGACTTTCCTCGCAGATGTGCCGGAGATCGCCGGAGAGGCCGTCGGACACATCGATGGCAGCGGATGCCAGCCGTTCACTGTTGAGCCACTGGCCTTCGGCGACCCTGGCCGTCGGATAGAAATGGCGACGCATGAGAAACTGTCGATGAGAGTGAGACAAGGGAGCGCTCCGCGTGCCCGAGGAACGGGAGCGTTTGCCGCGCCCCGACAGCCGGAGACCCGCGAGCGAATCTCCGAGTGTGCCAGAGACAAAAATCTGATCTCCCACTTTGGCGCCATGACGAAACAGCGCCCGGTGTTTGGTGCTGGTTCCAATCAGGGTGATGCTGAGAAAAAGTCCGGCCATGGATGCCGAAGTATCTCCCCCGACGAGGGCAACTCCATAGAGCCGGCAGGCCTTCATCAAGCCTCCGTACAACTCGTCGACTTGCGGCCGCTTGAATGTTTTCGGGATCGCGAGGGCAACGAGCAGATAGCGAGGGACTGCTCCCATCGCGGCAATATCGCTGAGGTTGGCCATGGCGGCTCGATATCCGACTGACTCAGGGGCGGCGGACTTCAAGTCAAAATGGATGCCCTCAGCGAGCAAATCCGTCGTGAGGTGCCACCACGCCGGTGCGGTTGTCGCAATCACGGCCGCATCGTCGCCGATGCCTTGGACGAGCCCTGACGCATGCCGGGCAAACCGGCGCTGGAGATCGCGGATCAGGGCAAATTCCTGGAGGGCTGGTTTGGCCTTACGACGGGCCACGACACGATCCTATGTGCGAGTTGGGGGTCGGCTCGCCATCAGAGTGGCAGGGAGTTCGTGCGGCCGTCGACCTTTGCCGGGACGCATGGGACGGATACGGGTCGGCGCTGAAGGTGCCGACGGCCTCTGAGATGTCGACGGAGTCTTGGTCCGTCTGCGCAGGGCGATTTTCATGACGTCGTCCATGGTATCGACGAACGCCAATTGAATGCCTTTGAGGAGATGTTTGGGAATTTCCTCCAGGTCCTTCTTATTCCGACGCGGGAGGATCACGGTGGTGAGCTTGGCCCGTTTCGCCGCCAAAATCTTTTCCTTGAGTCCTCCGATCGGGAGCACACGGCCGCGCAAGGTGATCTCTCCGGTCATGGCCAGGTCTCTTCTCGCCGGAGTACCAGAAAACGCCGAGGCGATGGCGGTCGCCATCGTGATACCGGCCGAGGGACCGTCCTTGGGGATAGCGCCGGCCGGGACATGGATGTGCAGGTCCTGCTTGCTGAACATGCCGGGGTTGAGGTTCAAGGTTTTTTCACGTGAACGGACGTAACTCAGCGCCGCCTGGGCGGACTCCTTCATGACGTCTCCCAGGTGGCCGGTGAGGGTCAATTGACCTTTCCCCTTCATCACGGTCGCCTCGATGTACAGGACATCACCACCGGCTTCGGTCCACGCGAGGCCGGTGGCCACGCCGATTTCGTCTTTTTCCAGTTCCGCTTCCGGCACATATTTGGGGACGCCCAAATATTTATGGAGATTGGAAGGATCAATGGGGAACCCTTGAGCTTTGCCTTCGGCGACTTTCTTGGCGACTTTGCGCATTACGTTGGCGATTTCGCGCTCAAGATTTCGTACACCGGCCTCCCGCGTGTAATGCGAGATAATTTGCCGGATCGCCGGTTCCGTCAATCGGACATGCTTCCCGGTGATCCCGTGCTCTTCGAGCTGACGGGGAATCAGGTATTTCTGCGCAATGCCGAGTTTTTCTTCCTCGGTATACCCTGGGATTTCGATGACCTCCATGCGGTCGCGCAGCGCGGGAAGGATCGGGTCGATCAAATTCGCCGTGGTAATGAACATCACTTCGGTCAGGTCGAACGGGACCCCGAGGTAATGGTCGGTGAACGCGCTGTTCTGTTCCGGGTCGAGGACTTCCAGCAAGGCCGCAGAGGGGTCGCCCCGAAAGTCCATACCGACTTTGTCCACTTCGTCGAGCATAAACACGGGATTTGCGGTGCCCGCTTGCTTCATCCCTTGGATGATGCGTCCGGGTAAGGCCCCCACGTACGTGCGTCGATGTCCGCGGATTTCGGCCTCATCGCGCACACCGCCCAAGCTGATACGGACGAATTCCCGTCCCAATGCGCGGGCGATCGATTTCCCCAGCGACGTCTTGCCAACTCCGGGAGGGCCGACGAAGCAGAGAATCGGACCCTTCATCTTTTCTTTCAGTTTGCGGACGGCCAGATACTCCAAAATTCGCTCTTTGACCTTTTCGAGGTCATAGTGATCGTCGTTCAACACCTTGGCGGCGGCCTTCAGCTCAAGGTTGTCTTTCGACCGCTTCGACCACGGTAGTTCGACCATCCACTCCAGATAGGTCCGCACGGTCGCCGATTCGGCGGTGTCGGGGTGCATCTTTTCGAGACGCTTGAGCTGTTTTTCGGTCTCCTTCAAGACCTTGTCGGGCATCTTGGCATCTTTGATCCGCTTGCGGAATTCGGTGATTTCTTCCGCCCGTTCGTCGAGCTCGCCCAATTCTTTTTGAATGGCTTTCAGCTGCTCTCGCAGGAAGTACTCACGCTGGGTCTTGTCCATCTCCCCTTTGGCCTGCGCCTGGATCTTTTGCTGCATGGATAGGACTTCGATCTCTTTCCCGAGAATGTCGCTCACCTGGCGAAGACGCAGGATCGGGTCGGAGATCTCCAAGACCGCTTGAGTGGCGTCGACTTTGAGTCCGAGATTGGACGCGACCATATCGGCCAAGCGGCCGGGCTCTTCGAGGTTCTCGATGACGACCATGACGTCGGGAATCAAAACCTTCCCCAAACTCACGATTCGTTCGATCTGTTCTTTCACCGTCCGCATGACGGCTTCGGCCTCGAGTGTGGTCGCCGTCGACTTCGTATCGGCCAGTTTGTCGATGCGAACCGAATAGTACGGGTCGGTCTGAATGTATTTGGTGATCTTCGCTTTGGCGATGCCCTGCACCAAAATTTTGATGCGTTCGTCCGGCAACTTCAGCATGCGCATGATGATGCCGACGGTGCCGATCGAGTGGATGTCTTTGGGGGCAGGGTTCTCGACGTCGAGCGCTTTCTGTGTCGCCAGGAAAATCATCCGGTTGCCGGCAAGGGCGGCCTCGATGGCTTTGATCGACATGTCGCGTCCGACGAAGAGGGGGAGCACCATATACGGAAAGACGACGATATCGCGGACCGGCAGCAGCGGGAGCTGAGTGGGGACCTCAATGTTTTGAGGAGGCTGAATCTCTTGCTCGTTTGGATCGGTCATGTGTGTGCCTGTTCTCTGATAGAGAGGGAAGGTTCACCCAACCATGTTCGGCCTGCTGAACCTTTCGACAGAGTGCTCATCAAGACTGATGGGATTAACCCCGGCGATTCATCGATGTGGTGTGCATTCTGGTCGAAAGGTAGTCGCGGAATTCCGCTCCTAATGCCGGATTCTTCAATGCAAACTCGACGGTGGCGATCAAAAATCCCAGTTTGTCTCCGGCGTCATGGCGTTGTCCCTCCACCTCAAGCGCGTACATCGGAGATCGTCTCGCGAGCTCCTTGAGGGCATCGGTCAACTGAATTTCTCCGTTCTTTCCGGGCGCGGTTTTTCTCAAAATAGGAAAGATTTCCGGAGGAAGGATATATCGGCCGATCACAGCCAGCGTTGACGGAGCATCGACCGGCGCCGGTTTCTCAACCAGACCTTCGACTCGATGCAGGCCATGGGCGACGCGCTTGGGCGTCACAATGCCGTACCGGCTGACGTCCGCCTTCGGAACGTCCTGGACTCCCAGCACCGCCCCATGCCGCTTCTTGTAGACGTGGACCAATTGCGCAAGCGCCGGAACATGGGCATCGATGATCTCATCGCCGAGTATGACCGCGAACGGTTCATCGCCGATTAAGTGTTGCGCACACAACACGGCATGGCCGAGGCCAAGGGCCTCGGATTGCCGCACGTAGCAGAAATTGGCCAGATTCGAAATCTGTCGCATTTGATGGAGGATCTGACTCTTGCCGGTGCCTTTCAAATTTTCTTCCAACTCGACGGACCGATCAAAATGGTCTTCGATGGCGCGCTTGCCGCGGCCGGTGATCACGATGATGTCTTCAATGCCTGAAGCGACCGCTTCTTCGACCGTATATTGAATGAGCGGCTTATCGACCAGGGGCAGCATTTCTTTGGGTGAAGCCTTTGTGGCGGGAAGGAAGCGTGTCCCAAGGCCGGCAGCGGGAATGACCGCTTTTCTGACTGCGAATCGTGACATGGGTGGATACTATGTGATGGGTTGTGTGAAGTCAAGAAACAGACAAACTCATCGCATCGCCTGCGCGGACTTGTCGGAAGATTTCAGGACGATACTCGATTACACGCTGTGTCCTGGCGGAACAATCGCATGAGGATATGACGCGTGGTGGTGTCGCAAGCGCGCGCTTCGATCATGGTAATGACTCGAAACTGCATGATGTGGCGTTCAGGCTCGTTGACAGTTGGGGAGCTATACGATCATGGCCTGCATCGCGATCGATATCCTTCGCGGGCACCGGCCAAATTCGAATCGGAGGACAGGTCACTCCTTTACAATGTGGAATGACCCCAATATAATCCGGAAGTTTTGCGTGGGTGGTTTATGCGCGGACGACCTCGCCGGGGAGTAAGCTGGCTGAGCGTTTTCTGACAGAGCGCTTCCGCGGTTCAGTCCCCGATCCGGAGCAGGACAGTGCCGAATGATCGGGATGGGGCGTGTGCGGTCACGTGCGATGAGGACTTGTGAGATGAATCCGGCTGTATCATCCATCTCTGCATTTCGCTACAGGAACCCTCATCGGTGACCCAGTATGTCGTCCACAGACCTCGATGTTTCGTGGTCGCTGTCATGGTGTTCTCTGTGTTATGGGGGGTGCTCGACGCGCTTGCTCAGACACCGGAAGTCAAGGTGACGTCGATTGAGATCCGGGGGGTCAAGCGCATCGAAGTCCCGGCCATTGCCGGCCGGCTCACATTGAAAGCCAACGATCCCTATACGCCGGAAAATGTGCGTGGCCAAGTGAAGATCTTATATGATAC is a genomic window containing:
- a CDS encoding DUF2062 domain-containing protein translates to MSDASKHPSARGPRSFRALLRQVLHLQESPQRTALAFAVGVFIAFSPAYGLHTAMAVLCTWLFGLNLIALLAGAFVNNPWTIIPILGATYWTGALLLGRTDAPNFDWHDLSFSGIYEQVLPYAAPFILGGLVLSVLGALLSYPAAYLLVVKHRREPDMPAAKPLPPSDQVG
- the thiL gene encoding thiamine-phosphate kinase: MARRKAKPALQEFALIRDLQRRFARHASGLVQGIGDDAAVIATTAPAWWHLTTDLLAEGIHFDLKSAAPESVGYRAAMANLSDIAAMGAVPRYLLVALAIPKTFKRPQVDELYGGLMKACRLYGVALVGGDTSASMAGLFLSITLIGTSTKHRALFRHGAKVGDQIFVSGTLGDSLAGLRLSGRGKRSRSSGTRSAPLSHSHRQFLMRRHFYPTARVAEGQWLNSERLASAAIDVSDGLSGDLRHICEESRVGAEVELGKIPISSACRAYAQAVGVSPVQLALTGGEDYELLFTASPKNRELLERQARVRGYRVTCIGTIRPQRFGMQMTSDGRILPMPVTSYEHFH
- the galU gene encoding UTP--glucose-1-phosphate uridylyltransferase GalU → MSRFAVRKAVIPAAGLGTRFLPATKASPKEMLPLVDKPLIQYTVEEAVASGIEDIIVITGRGKRAIEDHFDRSVELEENLKGTGKSQILHQMRQISNLANFCYVRQSEALGLGHAVLCAQHLIGDEPFAVILGDEIIDAHVPALAQLVHVYKKRHGAVLGVQDVPKADVSRYGIVTPKRVAHGLHRVEGLVEKPAPVDAPSTLAVIGRYILPPEIFPILRKTAPGKNGEIQLTDALKELARRSPMYALEVEGQRHDAGDKLGFLIATVEFALKNPALGAEFRDYLSTRMHTTSMNRRG
- the lon gene encoding endopeptidase La is translated as MTDPNEQEIQPPQNIEVPTQLPLLPVRDIVVFPYMVLPLFVGRDMSIKAIEAALAGNRMIFLATQKALDVENPAPKDIHSIGTVGIIMRMLKLPDERIKILVQGIAKAKITKYIQTDPYYSVRIDKLADTKSTATTLEAEAVMRTVKEQIERIVSLGKVLIPDVMVVIENLEEPGRLADMVASNLGLKVDATQAVLEISDPILRLRQVSDILGKEIEVLSMQQKIQAQAKGEMDKTQREYFLREQLKAIQKELGELDERAEEITEFRKRIKDAKMPDKVLKETEKQLKRLEKMHPDTAESATVRTYLEWMVELPWSKRSKDNLELKAAAKVLNDDHYDLEKVKERILEYLAVRKLKEKMKGPILCFVGPPGVGKTSLGKSIARALGREFVRISLGGVRDEAEIRGHRRTYVGALPGRIIQGMKQAGTANPVFMLDEVDKVGMDFRGDPSAALLEVLDPEQNSAFTDHYLGVPFDLTEVMFITTANLIDPILPALRDRMEVIEIPGYTEEEKLGIAQKYLIPRQLEEHGITGKHVRLTEPAIRQIISHYTREAGVRNLEREIANVMRKVAKKVAEGKAQGFPIDPSNLHKYLGVPKYVPEAELEKDEIGVATGLAWTEAGGDVLYIEATVMKGKGQLTLTGHLGDVMKESAQAALSYVRSREKTLNLNPGMFSKQDLHIHVPAGAIPKDGPSAGITMATAIASAFSGTPARRDLAMTGEITLRGRVLPIGGLKEKILAAKRAKLTTVILPRRNKKDLEEIPKHLLKGIQLAFVDTMDDVMKIALRRRTKTPSTSQRPSAPSAPTRIRPMRPGKGRRPHELPATLMASRPPTRT